The following coding sequences are from one Bradyrhizobium sp. 200 window:
- a CDS encoding IS630 family transposase: protein MRAGTIVKVTRPDRHRLEAIVSDRSAPQKHVWRANIILATADGCGTSEIMRRSGKSKPVVWRWQARFMAEGVEGLTRDKTRKPGKPPLPTGTVQRVVDLALGPPPGETTHWTGRMLAKAAGVSLRSVQRILEAHQLAPHRIRTFKLSNDPKFAEKLKDVIGLYVDPPAHAVVLSVDEKSQIQALDRTQPGLPMKPGRAGTMTHDYKRHGTTTLFAALNILDGTVIGRNMQRHRHQEFIRFLNTIEEQVPAGKVIHAIVDNYATHKHPKVRQWLARHPRWTFHFTPTSASWLNAVEGFFAKLTRRRLKRGVFRSVVDLQVAINRFVAETNADPKPFVWTADPKRVLAAVKRGKQALESLH, encoded by the coding sequence ATGAGAGCAGGAACTATCGTAAAGGTCACCCGGCCGGACCGCCATCGGCTTGAGGCGATCGTCTCGGATCGCAGCGCACCTCAGAAGCATGTGTGGCGGGCCAACATCATTCTTGCCACTGCCGACGGCTGTGGCACATCCGAGATCATGCGCCGCTCGGGCAAATCCAAGCCCGTGGTGTGGAGATGGCAGGCCCGGTTCATGGCGGAGGGTGTCGAAGGGCTAACGCGCGACAAGACGCGAAAGCCCGGCAAACCACCGCTGCCAACGGGCACCGTGCAGAGAGTGGTCGACCTGGCGCTCGGGCCGCCGCCGGGAGAAACAACCCACTGGACCGGCCGGATGCTGGCGAAAGCCGCAGGGGTGAGCCTGCGTTCGGTGCAGCGTATCCTCGAAGCCCACCAACTCGCGCCGCATCGCATCCGTACGTTCAAGCTGTCGAACGACCCGAAGTTCGCCGAGAAACTCAAGGACGTCATCGGCCTCTATGTCGATCCTCCCGCCCATGCGGTCGTCCTCTCAGTCGACGAAAAGAGCCAGATTCAGGCGCTCGACCGCACCCAGCCAGGGTTGCCGATGAAGCCGGGCCGTGCCGGCACGATGACCCACGACTACAAACGTCACGGCACCACCACGCTGTTCGCTGCCCTCAACATCCTCGACGGCACCGTTATCGGCCGCAACATGCAGCGCCATCGCCACCAGGAGTTCATTCGCTTCCTCAACACGATCGAGGAGCAGGTCCCGGCAGGGAAAGTAATCCACGCCATCGTCGACAACTATGCGACCCACAAGCATCCGAAGGTACGCCAATGGCTGGCTCGGCATCCCCGCTGGACGTTCCACTTCACCCCGACCTCTGCATCCTGGCTCAATGCGGTCGAAGGCTTCTTCGCCAAGCTCACGCGCCGTCGCCTCAAGCGAGGCGTGTTCCGATCCGTCGTTGACCTGCAAGTCGCCATCAACCGCTTCGTCGCCGAGACAAACGCCGATCCCAAACCCTTCGTATGGACCGCCGATCCAAAGCGCGTCCTCGCCGCTGTCAAACGCGGGAAACAAGCGTTAGAGTCGCTCCACTAG
- a CDS encoding ATP-binding protein encodes MRLSLLHLRGIGGQLAALVVASILAIHLIIATVFLVYRPHQSEPPGDRGHAHLASAIQLLGAAPASERQRLAADIARAFPQLGIESVASGNAPVAGEADGRALHDVSRRLSNAYRIIALDRDGDMQRIGIMLPDGAMFSARLRADRKGPPFLGGPWMMTLLFAVISMTLLGLWAARALTAPLSAFAKAAESFSLDGTASPLPERGPEEIRSAAKALNRMRERITGLIDDRTKVLAAISHDLRTPITRMRLRSEFIEDGALRSRMLGDLDQMRAMLESVLSFLRNDSKLEVMTLVDIATTLQVVADQFADMGHKIVYDGPPHVAIMGRPDDLHRAITNLVENAVRFGGEVAIRLKTSPQTIVIDVEDDGPGISDLRKQIVLEPFMRGDEARNMDESAGFGLGLSIARAIVDAHSGTLRLNDREPHGLIVRVELPAGGPAPS; translated from the coding sequence ATGAGACTGTCTTTACTCCATCTTAGAGGCATCGGCGGGCAACTCGCGGCGCTGGTGGTCGCCTCGATCCTCGCTATTCATTTGATCATCGCGACGGTATTCCTTGTGTATCGTCCGCACCAATCAGAGCCGCCAGGCGACCGCGGACATGCTCACCTCGCTAGCGCCATCCAATTGCTTGGCGCCGCGCCAGCATCCGAGCGCCAACGGCTGGCAGCAGATATTGCCCGCGCCTTCCCGCAGCTCGGGATCGAAAGCGTTGCTTCCGGCAACGCACCTGTGGCTGGCGAAGCTGATGGACGCGCTTTGCACGACGTGAGCCGACGCCTCAGCAACGCCTATCGGATAATCGCGCTCGACCGCGACGGCGATATGCAACGGATCGGCATCATGCTGCCCGACGGCGCGATGTTCTCCGCAAGACTGCGCGCTGATCGCAAGGGGCCGCCATTTCTGGGCGGGCCATGGATGATGACCTTGTTGTTCGCTGTCATCAGCATGACCCTACTTGGGCTATGGGCGGCGCGCGCGCTCACCGCACCGCTATCGGCCTTCGCGAAAGCGGCCGAGAGTTTCAGCCTCGACGGCACCGCGTCGCCGCTTCCCGAACGCGGCCCCGAAGAGATCCGCTCGGCCGCGAAAGCGCTCAACCGCATGCGCGAGCGAATCACCGGCCTGATCGACGATCGCACAAAAGTGCTGGCAGCGATCAGCCACGATCTACGTACCCCGATCACGCGAATGCGGTTGCGGTCCGAATTCATTGAGGACGGAGCCCTTCGCAGCCGGATGCTCGGCGATCTCGACCAGATGCGCGCAATGCTCGAGTCGGTACTTTCATTCCTGCGTAACGACAGCAAGCTGGAGGTCATGACGCTAGTCGATATCGCGACTACCTTGCAGGTCGTGGCGGATCAGTTCGCCGATATGGGGCACAAGATCGTTTACGACGGCCCCCCACATGTCGCAATCATGGGCCGTCCCGATGATTTGCATCGCGCTATCACCAATCTCGTCGAGAACGCTGTCAGGTTCGGTGGGGAGGTGGCGATCCGTCTCAAAACCTCGCCGCAGACCATAGTGATAGATGTCGAGGACGACGGACCTGGCATTTCTGATCTCAGAAAACAGATTGTCTTGGAGCCTTTTATGCGCGGGGATGAAGCGCGCAATATGGATGAAAGCGCAGGCTTCGGTCTGGGCCTGTCTATCGCCCGCGCAATAGTGGATGCCCATAGCGGAACCCTGAGACTTAACGACCGTGAACCACATGGACTCATCGTCCGCGTAGAATTGCCTGCGGGTGGACCAGCCCCGTCATGA